The following is a genomic window from Pan paniscus chromosome 6, NHGRI_mPanPan1-v2.0_pri, whole genome shotgun sequence.
CGCCGGCAACAGGGGCAACTTGCCGCTTCCCGACCCCCGGACGCCCCGCAGTATTCAGGCTCCCCTCACTTGCGAACGTATTTCCGGGCTTCTGTCTCGTCATAAAACTgcgaaaaagagaaaaataaatggcatGTAGAGGAATAATTCAGACGCGGTGGCCGCAGAAGTGGGGAGAGGGGTGTCCGCGGGCCCCGGGACTTACCAGCTCTGGGGGTCCGCCATGCTCCGGACGCCGGCCGCGGGACGCCATTCTCACGCCTCAGCAGCACACCTGCGACTGGCGTCTGCCGGCACCCGGTTTTTATGTCATCAGCCCGGCGACCGCTTAGTAATACGCATGCTCCACCCCCACGACCGCCCCGCCCCCCCTTTACGTGACTGGCCACAGGGCGACCAACCGACTCCTCTCATTGGCCGGTTTCTCTTGCACCGCCTGCCGAATCAATTCAACATGGCAGCCATGCGCTGGCGATGGTGGCAGCGGCTGTTACCTtggaggttgctgcagacccgtgGCTTTCCACAGAAttctgcacccagcctgggcctaGGAGCGAGGACTTATTCCCAGGGCGACTGCTCGTATTCGCGCACGGCGCTGTATGATCTGCTCGGCGTCCCCTCCACAGCCACGCAGGCCCAAATCAAGGCGGCTTACTACCGTCAGTGCTTTCTCTACCACCCGGACCGCAACTCCGGGAGCGCGGAGGCCGCCGAGCGCTTCACGCGCATCTCCCAGGCCTACGTGGTGCTGGGCAGTGCCACCCTCCGTCGCAAGTATGATCGCGGCCTACTCAGCGACGAGGACCTGCGCGGACCTGGCGTCCGGCCCTCCAGGACGCCCGCACCCGACCCCGGCTCGCCGCGTACCCCGCCGCCCACCTCTCGGACCCACGACGGTTCTCGGGCCTCCCCCGGCGCCAACCGCACGATGTTCAACTTTGACGCCTTCTACCAGGCCCACTACGGGGAACAACTGGAGCGGGAACGGCGCCTGAGGGCCCGGCGGGAGGCCCTTCGCAAACGGCAGGAGTATCGGTCCATGAAAGGCCTCCGCTGGGAGGAGACCCGAGACACGGCTGccattttcctcatcttttcAATCTTCATCATCATCGGCTTTTATATTTAAtcggagagagaagggaaggggagtgtCCCCAGCCAACCCCCCAGAAACGGCCTTTTTTCCTGCCTCTGAACCCTTGGCCATTGATAGTCTACCTTTGCTGGGATCCGAAGGAACTGTACTCCCCCTGCCCTCCCCGACCCGCCCAGCTTAGCCGATGACCTGCACATCGCTCCACTGTGGTCCAGAAAAGGAGTCCTTTCGATGTCTGAGAAAGAGGCCCCACGCTGTAGAGTCCCGAAAGCCCAGGAGTGAAGGGGGTTTCTGGAGTTTCTAGGGTGCTTCTTCCAGTGTCTGTCTTCTTGCTTCCAGATGTGGTCAACTTCTGGAACACTCGCTGTAGCTTTATTGTTTAGCCCCAAGCAAGATTTATCTGCTCCTGCCCCGCATGTGTACGGTGGGCCTCTGTAACCTTGAAATGTGCAATGTGACCAATTGTTGACTACCAAAAGAAAAGGTCTGGGGTTGTACGaaacttgtctttctgtgacttccCCAAGCCGCAGGTGAGACCTGGTCCAGGGTAAGAATGGGATCGGTGGAGAGCCTGTCGTTCCTCCCGCTAAGGTCAGCCCCCTGGGGCACTCC
Proteins encoded in this region:
- the DNAJC30 gene encoding dnaJ homolog subfamily C member 30, mitochondrial, coding for MAAMRWRWWQRLLPWRLLQTRGFPQNSAPSLGLGARTYSQGDCSYSRTALYDLLGVPSTATQAQIKAAYYRQCFLYHPDRNSGSAEAAERFTRISQAYVVLGSATLRRKYDRGLLSDEDLRGPGVRPSRTPAPDPGSPRTPPPTSRTHDGSRASPGANRTMFNFDAFYQAHYGEQLERERRLRARREALRKRQEYRSMKGLRWEETRDTAAIFLIFSIFIIIGFYI